A portion of the Bifidobacterium lemurum genome contains these proteins:
- a CDS encoding aldehyde dehydrogenase family protein, producing the protein MTSDIFSRLQRTFRSGRTKPLSWRRSQLDAMRRMLAENKQAIIEAVRADLGKPASETLLMEIDLVMDEARFVRRRMGMWSSRHPKPIHWLLQPAFGWTLAEPKGVALVISPWNYPVLLSLEPMVDAIAAGNAVCLKPSELSPTISHLLAELVARYLDPDAFAVVEGSPEETTALLEKPFDHIFYTGGGRVGRIVMEAAAKHLTPVTLELGGKSPCFVDHTVNLNTAARRIAWGKFTNAGQTCVAPDYVLATPDIAQMLADRIALAVTEFYGDDPRQSSDFARIVNERHFDRLTGLLADGGRLVCGGQTDRADRYIAPTVLFGTSPDAPVMREEIFGPILPILVVRDADAAIDFINERSRPLAAYVFSRDAETRKRFERDTSSGALGYAIPLGHLISSRLPFGGVGGSGIGAYHGKEGFKVFSHVKTVVDKPQFPDTLQVVYPPFTTLRQALIRIVAKLS; encoded by the coding sequence ATGACCAGCGACATCTTCTCCCGTCTCCAGCGCACGTTCCGGTCCGGCCGCACCAAGCCGTTGTCGTGGCGGCGGTCCCAGCTCGACGCGATGCGCCGCATGCTCGCCGAGAACAAGCAGGCGATCATCGAGGCGGTGCGTGCCGACCTCGGCAAACCGGCGTCCGAAACGCTGCTGATGGAGATCGATCTGGTGATGGATGAGGCGCGTTTCGTGCGCCGCCGCATGGGCATGTGGTCCTCCCGCCATCCCAAGCCCATACATTGGCTGCTGCAGCCGGCGTTCGGTTGGACGCTCGCCGAACCGAAAGGCGTGGCGCTGGTCATCTCCCCGTGGAACTATCCGGTGCTGCTGAGCCTGGAGCCGATGGTCGACGCGATCGCGGCCGGCAACGCCGTATGCCTCAAGCCTTCGGAACTCTCACCCACCATCTCGCATCTGTTGGCGGAGCTGGTCGCCCGCTATCTCGATCCCGACGCCTTCGCCGTGGTGGAGGGCAGTCCGGAGGAGACGACCGCGCTGCTGGAGAAGCCCTTCGACCATATCTTCTACACCGGCGGCGGCCGCGTCGGCAGGATCGTCATGGAGGCCGCGGCGAAGCATCTGACGCCGGTCACACTGGAGTTGGGCGGCAAGTCGCCGTGTTTCGTGGACCATACGGTGAATCTCAACACCGCCGCGCGCCGCATCGCCTGGGGCAAGTTCACCAATGCGGGGCAGACCTGCGTGGCCCCGGACTATGTGCTGGCCACGCCGGACATCGCCCAGATGCTCGCCGACCGCATCGCCCTCGCCGTCACGGAGTTCTACGGCGACGACCCGCGCCAATCCTCCGATTTCGCGCGCATCGTCAACGAGCGTCACTTCGACCGTCTGACCGGACTGCTGGCGGATGGCGGACGACTGGTCTGCGGAGGCCAGACCGACCGCGCCGACCGGTATATCGCGCCCACGGTGCTGTTCGGCACCTCGCCCGACGCGCCGGTGATGCGTGAGGAGATCTTCGGTCCGATTCTGCCGATTCTTGTGGTGCGCGACGCCGACGCCGCCATCGATTTCATCAACGAGCGCAGCCGTCCTCTGGCGGCCTACGTGTTCTCCCGTGACGCCGAGACGCGGAAGCGGTTCGAACGCGACACCAGCTCGGGCGCGTTGGGATACGCGATTCCGCTCGGCCATCTCATCTCCAGTCGTCTGCCCTTCGGCGGCGTGGGCGGCTCCGGCATAGGCGCCTATCACGGCAAGGAGGGATTCAAGGTGTTCAGCCACGTCAAAACCGTGGTCGACAAGCCGCAGTTCCCCGACACCCTGCAGGTGGTCTATCCGCCGTTCACCACGCTGCGTCAGGCGTTGATCCGCATCGTCGCCAAGCTCAGCTAG
- a CDS encoding SDR family NAD(P)-dependent oxidoreductase: protein MSTHQYYEGASVVVTGAGSGIGRLMALKIVQEGGRVAVWDINAAAAEETVRLAEERASALGPKTGAWPRAAAFAVDVTDSAAVRRAAAATIDTLGKVNVLINNAGIVSGAPFEELSEAQVRRTFEVNTLSLFWTTKAFLPELKRHRRAAVVTVASAAGIVAVAKQTDYAASKFAAVGFTNSLRSELKKAGSHIKTLTVCPYYIDTGMFDGVTTKFPLLLPILKEQAVSDRIVEAVAKGRERLIMPPFAAVAGVVAALPPKIADPIYGFFGLNEGMDHFTGRR from the coding sequence ATGTCCACGCATCAGTATTACGAAGGCGCAAGTGTGGTGGTCACCGGGGCCGGTTCAGGCATCGGCCGTCTGATGGCGCTGAAAATCGTTCAGGAGGGCGGTCGCGTCGCGGTGTGGGACATCAACGCCGCCGCGGCTGAGGAGACCGTGCGCTTGGCGGAGGAGCGCGCGTCGGCGCTCGGGCCGAAAACGGGCGCGTGGCCGCGCGCCGCGGCGTTCGCCGTGGACGTCACCGATTCGGCGGCCGTGCGTCGCGCCGCCGCCGCGACCATCGACACGCTCGGCAAGGTGAACGTGCTGATCAACAACGCCGGCATCGTGTCCGGCGCGCCGTTCGAGGAGCTTTCCGAAGCGCAGGTCCGACGCACCTTCGAGGTCAACACGCTGAGCCTGTTCTGGACGACCAAGGCCTTCCTTCCCGAGCTCAAACGCCACCGCCGCGCCGCGGTCGTCACCGTGGCCTCCGCCGCCGGCATCGTCGCGGTGGCGAAGCAGACCGACTACGCGGCCAGCAAGTTCGCCGCGGTCGGCTTCACCAACTCGCTGCGCAGCGAACTGAAAAAGGCCGGTTCGCATATCAAAACGCTTACCGTCTGCCCGTATTACATCGACACCGGCATGTTCGACGGCGTGACCACCAAATTCCCGCTGCTGCTGCCGATCCTCAAGGAACAGGCGGTGTCCGACCGCATCGTCGAGGCCGTGGCCAAGGGACGCGAACGCCTCATCATGCCGCCGTTCGCCGCCGTGGCCGGCGTGGTGGCCGCGCTGCCGCCGAAAATCGCTGATCCGATCTACGGGTTCTTCGGACTCAACGAAGGTATGGACCACTTCACCGGCCGTCGTTAG
- a CDS encoding metal ABC transporter solute-binding protein, Zn/Mn family — MMRENLWKRTLAGVTAISMMAALAACGSDGSGSTAGDGDGIAVVASINQWGSVARELGGDLVDVTTIMSNTGVEAHDYEPTSQDVGRFASAQVVVVNGADYDSWAVKAAESTQATLVDAAEAAGKTSGDNPHVWFSADVRSATADAITEAYVEADPENQATFEQLNEAWHEREAALESAIETAAATTGGLNYAATESVAAYLADDLQLDDTTPTGYAQATANDSEPTPSDLKEFIDAFAGGDIALLVVNTQESNATTDQIVQSAEQADVPTVGITEQMPAEYDDLIAWMEALVGEFTQAVE, encoded by the coding sequence ATGATGCGTGAGAACCTATGGAAGCGGACGCTGGCGGGTGTGACGGCGATTTCGATGATGGCGGCATTGGCGGCCTGCGGTTCGGACGGAAGCGGCTCGACGGCAGGCGACGGCGATGGGATCGCCGTGGTCGCCTCGATCAACCAGTGGGGTTCGGTGGCCCGCGAACTCGGCGGCGACCTGGTCGATGTGACCACCATCATGAGCAACACCGGCGTGGAGGCCCACGACTACGAGCCGACCAGCCAAGACGTGGGACGGTTCGCTTCGGCGCAGGTCGTCGTGGTGAACGGCGCCGACTACGACTCCTGGGCCGTCAAAGCCGCCGAATCCACGCAGGCAACACTGGTGGATGCCGCCGAAGCCGCGGGCAAGACCTCCGGCGACAATCCGCATGTGTGGTTTTCCGCGGATGTCCGCTCCGCCACGGCCGATGCGATCACCGAGGCCTATGTCGAGGCCGACCCCGAAAACCAGGCCACGTTCGAACAGCTCAACGAAGCTTGGCATGAGCGTGAGGCCGCTCTGGAATCGGCGATCGAGACGGCCGCCGCCACGACGGGCGGGCTGAATTACGCCGCCACCGAATCCGTCGCCGCGTATCTGGCCGACGACCTGCAGCTCGACGACACCACCCCCACCGGGTACGCGCAGGCCACGGCCAACGACAGCGAACCCACCCCATCCGACCTGAAGGAGTTCATCGACGCGTTCGCCGGCGGCGACATCGCCCTGCTGGTGGTGAACACGCAGGAATCGAACGCCACCACCGACCAGATCGTCCAGTCCGCCGAACAGGCCGACGTGCCGACCGTCGGGATCACCGAACAGATGCCGGCCGAATACGACGACCTCATCGCATGGATGGAGGCGCTGGTGGGAGAATTCACGCAGGCGGTCGAGTAA
- the purM gene encoding phosphoribosylformylglycinamidine cyclo-ligase, protein MPKAYENAGVSVEAGYEVVKRIKSHVARTDRPGVVGGIGGFGGLFDLASLGYKEPVLISGTDGVGTKLMVAKMAGKHDTIGIDCVAMCVNDIAAQGAEPLFFLDYIACGKNDPALLEQVVAGVADGCVQAGSGLIGGETAEMPGMYDEDEYDLAGFAVGVAEKSAIVDGSAIAQGDVLIGLPSSGVHSNGFSLVRKALFEQAGYTVDTELEALGGAKLGDVLLTPTTIYVKALKPLFAAGVVKGVAHITGGGFIENIPRMIPDGLTARIQLGSWPVLPIFDVLEQAGEIDHMEMFNIFNMGVGMVLAVDAARADETLALLEANGEAAYRIGEIVAKANDDVELV, encoded by the coding sequence ATGCCCAAAGCATATGAGAACGCTGGAGTCAGCGTCGAAGCCGGTTACGAAGTCGTCAAACGAATCAAGTCGCATGTGGCCCGCACCGACCGCCCGGGCGTGGTGGGCGGCATCGGCGGCTTCGGCGGCCTGTTCGACCTCGCCTCGCTCGGCTATAAGGAGCCGGTGCTGATCTCCGGCACCGACGGCGTGGGCACCAAACTGATGGTGGCCAAGATGGCGGGCAAGCACGACACCATCGGCATCGACTGCGTGGCCATGTGCGTCAACGACATCGCCGCGCAGGGCGCGGAACCGCTGTTCTTCCTCGATTACATCGCCTGCGGCAAGAACGATCCGGCGCTGCTGGAGCAGGTGGTGGCCGGTGTGGCCGACGGCTGCGTTCAGGCCGGCTCCGGTCTGATCGGCGGCGAGACCGCCGAAATGCCGGGCATGTACGACGAGGACGAATACGATCTGGCCGGCTTCGCGGTCGGCGTGGCCGAGAAATCCGCCATCGTGGACGGATCGGCCATCGCCCAGGGCGATGTGCTGATCGGGCTGCCCTCATCCGGCGTGCATTCCAACGGATTCTCCTTGGTGCGCAAGGCCCTGTTCGAGCAGGCCGGCTACACCGTGGACACCGAGCTGGAGGCGCTTGGCGGCGCCAAGCTCGGCGACGTGCTGCTCACCCCCACCACGATCTATGTCAAGGCGTTGAAGCCCCTGTTCGCCGCGGGTGTGGTCAAGGGCGTCGCGCATATCACCGGCGGCGGTTTCATCGAGAACATCCCGCGTATGATCCCCGATGGTCTCACCGCGCGCATCCAGCTCGGCTCGTGGCCCGTGCTGCCGATTTTCGACGTGCTGGAACAGGCCGGCGAAATCGACCATATGGAGATGTTCAATATCTTCAATATGGGTGTGGGCATGGTGCTGGCCGTGGACGCGGCCCGCGCCGACGAGACGCTCGCCCTGCTTGAGGCCAACGGCGAGGCGGCCTATAGGATCGGCGAGATCGTCGCCAAAGCCAACGACGACGTGGAACTCGTCTGA
- a CDS encoding LTA synthase family protein — protein MSEQNERTNQRNASREVQAMNNENTSEQTQQPDDIEELTIVRAGDAGDGSRPRKSGVFGRFGKGRAGRDRSDRGETARKPFPGWLYAVLFLVFDAVGVAALEIGVSQTSARVQLSNNMNVTGWGFVTKMWTDLNFVAVLNLILAGVIYLILLMLFNRFWIATPVFLALAIIVAVIEYFKISIRYEAILPSDLSFLGSNTGNLMSFMPSGAHVTVLIAIGVFAVFVAMCVALNRIDGRHGRLFRGSDAKSRSFNAVARLLLILVPGLFFGLYAMQVSTVGSWAKNFSSAMGDKPSMWDSVYDAQRNGPLVAFVRQLNPKVMEEPEEYSEETMQEVLARYTQAAEEINETRSANMTDSTVVYILSESFSDPERVPGLKVNKDSMPNIREIKANTTSGLMLSSGYGGGTANLEYMGLTGLSMANFDSSLTSPYQQLVPTQHWTPTINQMWGAPANSLGFHPYESSMYSRATNYEKFGFSHFYTLTGDDQIKYQDTIDDSPYVSDEATYKSALEKIAENDGDQFIQIITMQNHMPYHDWYADNDFTAESTDPSQPLDEDEQESIETYQKGASITDEATQEFLDQLDELDKPVTVVFYGDHLPGIYSTASEDENNSLALHLTDYFIWSNKASGTQGNDIDNDEYSSPNYFVAQAAEHMDAKVSPYLAFLTLMHEKISAMEPPVVNSIQGWDRIPEGQNIYLDADGNPMAESDFDEETQQLLEDYRLIQYDITAGAGYLEDTDFMTLPR, from the coding sequence ATGTCTGAACAGAACGAACGAACCAACCAACGAAACGCGAGCCGTGAAGTGCAGGCCATGAACAACGAGAACACCTCCGAACAGACGCAACAGCCGGACGATATCGAGGAGCTGACCATCGTCCGTGCCGGCGACGCCGGCGATGGATCACGCCCCCGAAAGTCGGGTGTGTTCGGGAGATTCGGCAAAGGCCGTGCCGGACGCGACCGGTCCGACCGTGGCGAAACCGCGCGCAAGCCCTTCCCCGGATGGCTGTACGCCGTGCTGTTCCTCGTGTTCGACGCCGTCGGCGTGGCCGCGCTGGAGATCGGCGTGAGCCAGACCTCGGCGCGCGTCCAACTGTCGAACAACATGAACGTCACCGGCTGGGGCTTCGTGACCAAGATGTGGACCGACCTCAACTTCGTGGCCGTGCTCAACCTCATCCTGGCCGGCGTCATCTACCTCATCCTGCTGATGCTCTTCAACCGCTTCTGGATCGCGACCCCGGTGTTCCTCGCGTTGGCGATCATCGTCGCGGTTATCGAGTATTTCAAGATCTCGATTCGTTACGAGGCGATCCTGCCCTCCGACCTGAGCTTCCTCGGGTCCAACACCGGCAATCTCATGAGCTTCATGCCCTCCGGCGCGCATGTGACCGTCCTCATCGCGATCGGCGTGTTCGCGGTCTTCGTGGCGATGTGCGTCGCGCTCAACCGCATCGACGGACGTCACGGCCGTCTGTTCCGCGGGTCGGATGCGAAAAGCCGCTCGTTCAACGCCGTCGCCCGTCTGCTGCTCATCCTCGTGCCGGGTCTGTTCTTCGGTTTGTACGCCATGCAGGTGAGCACGGTCGGCTCGTGGGCCAAGAACTTCTCCTCGGCGATGGGCGACAAGCCCTCGATGTGGGATTCCGTCTACGACGCGCAGCGCAACGGCCCGCTGGTCGCCTTCGTCCGCCAGCTCAACCCCAAGGTGATGGAGGAACCGGAGGAATACTCCGAGGAGACCATGCAGGAGGTGCTCGCGCGCTACACGCAGGCCGCCGAGGAGATCAACGAGACCCGCTCCGCGAATATGACCGACAGCACCGTGGTCTACATCCTCTCCGAATCCTTCTCCGACCCCGAGCGCGTGCCCGGACTGAAGGTGAACAAGGACTCGATGCCGAACATCCGCGAAATCAAGGCGAACACCACCTCCGGCCTGATGCTTTCGTCCGGCTATGGCGGCGGCACCGCGAACCTCGAATACATGGGACTGACCGGTCTGTCGATGGCGAATTTCGACTCGTCGCTGACCAGCCCGTACCAGCAGCTCGTGCCGACCCAGCATTGGACTCCGACCATCAACCAGATGTGGGGCGCGCCCGCCAATTCGTTGGGCTTCCATCCATACGAGTCGTCCATGTACTCGCGCGCCACGAACTATGAGAAGTTCGGCTTCTCGCATTTCTACACGTTGACCGGCGACGACCAGATCAAGTATCAGGACACGATCGACGATTCGCCGTACGTCTCCGACGAGGCGACCTACAAAAGCGCGCTGGAGAAGATCGCCGAGAACGACGGCGACCAGTTCATCCAGATCATCACCATGCAGAACCACATGCCCTACCACGATTGGTATGCGGACAACGACTTCACGGCCGAATCCACCGACCCCTCCCAGCCGTTGGACGAGGACGAGCAGGAGTCCATCGAGACGTACCAGAAGGGCGCGTCGATCACCGACGAGGCCACGCAGGAGTTCCTCGACCAGCTCGACGAGCTCGACAAGCCGGTGACGGTCGTGTTCTACGGCGACCACCTGCCGGGCATCTACTCCACGGCCAGCGAGGACGAGAACAATTCGCTCGCCCTGCATCTGACCGACTACTTCATCTGGTCGAACAAGGCGTCCGGCACCCAAGGCAACGACATCGACAACGACGAGTACTCGTCGCCGAACTACTTCGTGGCTCAGGCCGCCGAACACATGGATGCGAAGGTCTCGCCGTATCTGGCGTTCCTGACGTTGATGCACGAGAAGATCTCCGCGATGGAGCCGCCGGTGGTCAACAGCATTCAAGGCTGGGACCGCATTCCCGAAGGCCAGAACATCTATCTGGACGCCGACGGCAATCCGATGGCGGAAAGCGACTTCGACGAGGAGACGCAGCAGCTGCTGGAGGACTACCGACTCATCCAATACGACATCACCGCCGGCGCGGGCTATCTGGAGGACACCGATTTCATGACGCTGCCCAGATAG
- the purD gene encoding phosphoribosylamine--glycine ligase, translating to MKVLVIGSGAREHAIAHTLLRGGSVDEVTVAPGNPGMELDGINTTSLSASNHAALIDFVQKNDYDWVFVGPEVPLIEGIVDAFAEAGIRAFGPSKAAAQIEGSKDFAKKLMARHNIPTAQYRTFDELEPAKRYVAEQGAPIVIKADGLAAGKGVTVAMDIDTANAALEDIFVDHRFGAAGAKVVIEEFLEGQEFSLMSFVNGTDFWPMPISQDHKRAYDNDEGPNTGGMGAYSPVPQIGQDVVDAAIETIVRPTVQAMADEGTPFTGILYAGLIATADGPKVIEFNARFGDPETEVVLPKLTSDLGAGIWTLLNGGTPEFTWDDQRATLGVVLAAEGYPVNVVKGASIPEIAVDEDSHVYYAGVANSPDGLVASSGRVLLVETTADDIKAAQDKVYAIIDPLVTDGMFYRHDIGAKALSA from the coding sequence ATGAAGGTTCTGGTCATTGGTTCCGGCGCGCGTGAGCACGCCATCGCCCACACGCTGCTGCGCGGCGGATCCGTCGACGAGGTGACCGTCGCCCCCGGCAATCCGGGCATGGAACTCGACGGCATCAACACCACCTCGCTGAGCGCCTCCAACCATGCGGCGCTGATCGACTTCGTACAGAAGAACGATTACGACTGGGTGTTCGTCGGCCCTGAGGTGCCGCTGATCGAGGGCATCGTCGACGCGTTCGCCGAAGCCGGCATCAGGGCGTTCGGTCCGAGCAAGGCCGCCGCCCAGATCGAAGGGTCGAAGGACTTCGCCAAAAAGCTGATGGCCCGGCACAACATTCCGACCGCGCAGTACCGCACCTTCGACGAGTTGGAGCCCGCCAAGCGCTACGTGGCCGAGCAGGGCGCGCCGATCGTGATCAAGGCCGACGGTCTGGCCGCCGGCAAGGGCGTGACCGTGGCCATGGATATCGACACCGCGAACGCCGCGTTGGAGGATATCTTCGTGGACCACCGCTTCGGCGCCGCTGGGGCGAAGGTGGTGATCGAGGAGTTCCTGGAGGGTCAGGAATTCTCGCTGATGAGCTTTGTGAACGGCACCGACTTCTGGCCCATGCCGATCTCGCAGGACCACAAGCGCGCCTACGACAATGACGAGGGCCCGAACACGGGCGGCATGGGCGCGTACAGCCCGGTGCCGCAGATCGGACAGGATGTGGTCGACGCGGCAATCGAGACCATCGTGCGCCCCACCGTCCAGGCCATGGCCGACGAGGGCACGCCGTTCACCGGCATCCTCTACGCCGGTCTGATCGCCACCGCCGACGGCCCGAAGGTGATCGAGTTCAACGCCCGCTTCGGCGACCCCGAAACCGAGGTCGTGCTGCCGAAGCTCACCTCAGATCTGGGCGCGGGCATCTGGACGCTGCTCAACGGAGGCACCCCCGAATTCACGTGGGACGACCAGCGTGCGACGTTGGGCGTGGTGCTCGCCGCCGAGGGCTATCCGGTGAATGTGGTCAAGGGCGCGTCCATCCCCGAAATCGCCGTGGACGAGGATTCCCACGTGTACTACGCGGGCGTGGCCAACAGTCCGGACGGCCTGGTCGCCTCTTCCGGCCGCGTGCTGCTGGTGGAGACCACCGCCGACGACATCAAGGCGGCGCAGGACAAGGTCTACGCGATCATCGATCCGCTGGTCACCGACGGCATGTTCTACCGCCACGACATCGGAGCCAAAGCGCTGAGCGCCTGA
- a CDS encoding immunoglobulin-like domain-containing protein, translating into MRAKVIAALATAAILASTYVPAAAAADIQQWDERQAPVLYGTKEMTLKVGDPYAPNEAAYRVYAKDIEDGDLTRAVETTGDEIPLTDGAVDAEAAGNTYTLTSSATDSDGNTASMTTTVRVLPADSTERRSIVRKVYNNASAWNTQLQGILRMDAHDRQTVGLSVPAGGSVEVEVLTGDTDVKFTWPTNDTHTDGETVTVKPGRSATLTGSTAGASPLTVYTPMNSRGEGSTDKDITVRFTYGDDARLTPYYYLGDDQGEFFSRWDEAYAEDGDPYALVESGRSMTLMRNDIDKANLFRLFPTLDKALTYFDDIIQRDDELIGLDARAIDPLDQQVRSKEFFRANIHGAGGAYYSGDHVGVNAEYVWSLFDKGWGLLHEIAHGYQGTLGRNSGSFDGGETSNNVLAYYVQHNTDILDVKAVGWDYWWDRQSGELSVNRDYRLTPDSPNFEWNHPLLNAYVSMLDAVGQSAYRDQSAKDANGREPLGVVNHWYRAYLNAGGSITNESAWLLALADNYGVDFAPFLDAWGVEIPSDTRRQLQERPDLDRMVILADAIGVDEFGVSADPDLESAVMASLGTTYRFQVVKTSLLAQSLHEAGANPSGTVEVSVSGADLDGRNIHVVNNGTTVAVLPIADGKASGTLPTGSYQLQAPLADGYSQPILSDITVLPGATTRATARYRSDGLLTGGGFRLLGQWYGTLAFQATLDVDDHVLKVTLGQSNTGCGGYTGAGDCAAVTVTDDAGTVKTTTAGKVAQWVLPGGTAHFSDISGGDDNPNVPLAIGDRIVVRWHLWNRNDRTQFTDENGAEQTANRMTAMEETYEVTAAGLVRAGMDDAERDAMIGDMAKRRLDEARDDWDESRLANRRYDVGRRASVALWYALLPESERDEYAQFMDMVLHGSKPVIQLTDAEVTVSEGDAFDPSEYLASATDVEDGDISGRVMADVPHDIGEVGEHTVTYAVTDSDGNATAVRLDVTVEAGEDPDPDPTPDPDPAPDPDPAPDPDPTPDPDPEPEPETPDDGAGGSSDDGNGGQDDENGGQDDASQDEGRALASSGVSVWWPAVIALMAGLCAVTAAALRLRRR; encoded by the coding sequence ATGCGCGCGAAAGTCATTGCCGCACTCGCAACAGCGGCGATACTGGCTTCCACGTACGTTCCCGCGGCCGCCGCGGCCGACATCCAACAGTGGGATGAGCGGCAGGCGCCCGTCCTCTACGGCACCAAGGAAATGACATTGAAGGTGGGCGACCCGTACGCGCCGAACGAGGCCGCCTACCGCGTATACGCCAAGGACATCGAGGACGGCGACCTGACGCGCGCCGTCGAAACCACGGGCGATGAGATTCCCCTCACTGACGGCGCGGTGGACGCGGAGGCGGCCGGCAACACGTACACGCTGACCTCGTCCGCGACGGATTCGGACGGCAACACCGCAAGCATGACGACCACGGTGCGTGTGTTGCCCGCCGATTCGACCGAGCGCCGTTCCATCGTGCGCAAGGTCTACAACAACGCAAGCGCCTGGAACACACAGCTGCAGGGCATCCTGCGTATGGACGCCCACGACCGCCAGACCGTCGGACTGAGCGTGCCCGCGGGAGGCAGCGTCGAGGTGGAGGTCCTCACCGGCGACACCGACGTCAAATTCACCTGGCCGACGAACGACACGCACACCGACGGCGAAACCGTCACCGTGAAACCGGGGCGGAGCGCCACCCTGACCGGCTCGACCGCCGGCGCGTCCCCGCTGACCGTATACACGCCCATGAACTCGCGCGGCGAAGGCTCCACCGACAAAGACATCACCGTGCGCTTCACCTACGGCGACGATGCCCGCCTGACCCCCTACTACTATCTGGGCGACGACCAAGGCGAATTCTTCTCCCGATGGGACGAGGCCTACGCCGAAGACGGCGACCCGTACGCGCTGGTCGAAAGCGGCCGGTCGATGACGCTGATGCGCAACGACATCGACAAAGCCAATCTGTTCCGTCTCTTCCCGACGCTTGACAAAGCGCTTACCTACTTCGACGACATCATCCAGCGGGACGACGAGCTCATCGGTCTCGACGCCCGCGCCATCGACCCCCTCGACCAGCAGGTGCGCAGCAAGGAGTTCTTCCGCGCCAACATCCACGGAGCCGGCGGCGCCTACTACAGCGGCGACCACGTCGGCGTGAACGCGGAATACGTATGGTCCCTCTTCGATAAAGGATGGGGACTGCTGCATGAGATCGCGCACGGCTACCAAGGAACGCTGGGGCGCAACAGCGGCAGCTTCGACGGCGGCGAGACGAGCAACAACGTGCTGGCCTACTATGTTCAGCACAATACCGACATCCTTGATGTGAAAGCCGTCGGCTGGGACTACTGGTGGGACCGGCAAAGCGGGGAGCTCTCAGTGAACCGCGACTACCGGCTGACGCCGGACTCGCCAAACTTCGAATGGAACCATCCGCTGCTCAATGCCTACGTCAGCATGCTGGACGCCGTGGGCCAGTCGGCTTACCGAGACCAGTCCGCCAAAGACGCCAACGGCCGCGAACCGCTCGGCGTGGTCAACCACTGGTATCGCGCCTACCTGAACGCCGGCGGATCGATCACCAACGAATCCGCGTGGCTGTTGGCGCTTGCGGACAACTATGGTGTGGATTTCGCGCCGTTCCTCGACGCGTGGGGCGTCGAGATCCCGTCCGACACCCGACGCCAGTTGCAGGAGCGTCCCGATCTCGATCGGATGGTGATTCTCGCGGACGCGATCGGCGTCGACGAGTTCGGCGTCAGCGCGGATCCGGATTTGGAGTCCGCGGTGATGGCCTCGTTGGGCACGACATACCGGTTCCAGGTCGTCAAAACCAGTCTGCTTGCGCAAAGTTTGCATGAGGCGGGCGCGAATCCCTCCGGCACCGTGGAAGTCTCCGTCTCCGGCGCCGATTTGGACGGACGCAACATCCACGTCGTCAACAACGGAACGACCGTCGCCGTGCTGCCGATCGCGGACGGCAAGGCGAGCGGAACGCTGCCGACCGGCTCCTACCAGCTGCAGGCTCCGCTGGCCGACGGATATTCGCAGCCGATTCTCTCCGATATCACGGTTCTTCCGGGAGCGACCACGCGGGCGACCGCGCGCTACCGGTCCGACGGCCTGCTGACCGGCGGCGGATTCCGTCTGCTCGGCCAGTGGTATGGCACGCTCGCCTTCCAAGCGACATTGGATGTCGACGACCATGTGCTGAAGGTCACGTTGGGACAGAGCAACACCGGATGCGGCGGCTACACGGGCGCGGGCGACTGCGCGGCCGTCACCGTCACCGACGATGCGGGCACCGTCAAAACCACCACGGCGGGCAAAGTCGCGCAATGGGTGCTGCCCGGCGGCACGGCGCATTTCTCCGATATCAGCGGTGGTGACGACAATCCGAACGTGCCGCTCGCCATCGGCGACAGAATCGTTGTCCGTTGGCATTTGTGGAACCGTAACGACCGCACCCAATTCACCGATGAGAACGGCGCCGAACAGACCGCCAACCGTATGACGGCCATGGAGGAGACCTATGAGGTGACGGCGGCCGGACTCGTTCGCGCCGGCATGGATGACGCCGAGCGCGACGCGATGATCGGCGACATGGCGAAGCGTCGGCTGGATGAGGCACGCGATGACTGGGACGAGTCCCGACTGGCCAATCGCCGGTACGACGTCGGTCGCCGAGCCAGCGTCGCCTTATGGTACGCCTTACTGCCCGAAAGCGAGCGGGATGAGTACGCGCAGTTCATGGATATGGTACTGCACGGTTCCAAGCCGGTGATTCAGCTGACGGACGCCGAAGTGACCGTCAGCGAAGGCGACGCGTTCGATCCGAGCGAGTATCTGGCCTCCGCCACCGATGTGGAGGATGGAGATATCTCCGGTCGGGTGATGGCGGATGTGCCGCACGATATCGGCGAGGTCGGTGAGCATACCGTCACCTACGCGGTGACCGACAGCGACGGCAATGCCACCGCGGTTCGGCTGGACGTCACTGTGGAGGCCGGGGAGGATCCCGATCCGGATCCAACACCCGACCCGGATCCCGCTCCCGATCCGGATCCCGCTCCCGATCCGGATCCAACACCCGACCCCGATCCGGAACCGGAGCCCGAAACCCCGGACGACGGTGCCGGCGGTTCCTCTGACGATGGGAATGGCGGACAGGACGATGAGAATGGCGGACAAGACGACGCGAGCCAGGACGAGGGCCGCGCCCTGGCCAGCAGCGGCGTCTCCGTGTGGTGGCCGGCCGTCATCGCATTGATGGCGGGACTATGCGCCGTGACGGCGGCGGCGCTGCGCCTGAGGCGACGGTAA